The Equus przewalskii isolate Varuska chromosome 5, EquPr2, whole genome shotgun sequence genome window below encodes:
- the PA2G4 gene encoding proliferation-associated protein 2G4 has product MSGEDEQQEQTIAEDLVVTKYKMGGDIANRVLRSLVEASCSGVSVLSLCEKGDAMIMEETGKIFKKEKEMKKGIAFPTSISVNNCVCHFSPLKSDQDYILKEGDLVKIDLGVHVDGFIANVAHTFVVDVAQGTQVTGRKADVIKAAHLCAEAALRLVKPGNQNTQVTEAWNKVAHSFNCTPIEGMLSHQLKQHVIDGEKTIIQNPTDQQKKDHEKAEFEVHEVYAVDVLISSGEGKAKDAGQRTTIYKRDPSKQYGLKIKTSRAFFSEVERRFDAMPFTLRAFEDEKKARMGVVECAKHELLQPFNVLYEKEGEFVAQFKFTVLLMPNGPMRITSGPFEPDLYKSEMEVQDAELKALLQSSASRKTQKKKKKKASKTAENATSGETLEENEAGD; this is encoded by the exons atGTCGGGCGAGGATGAGCAGCAGGAGCAAACTATCGCCGAGGACCTGGTCGTGACCAAGTATAAGATGGGGGGCGACATCGCCAACC GGGTACTTCGGTCTTTGGTGGAAGCATCCTGCTCAGGTGTGTCGGTACTGAGCCTGTGTGAGAAAGGCGACGCCATGATTATGGAAGAGACAGGgaaaattttcaagaaagaaaaagaaatgaagaaag GTATTGCCTTTCCCACCAGCATTTCAGTAAATAACTGTGTATGTCACTTCTCCCCTTTGAAGAGCGACCAGGACTACATTCTCAAGGAAGGTGACTTGGTAAAAAT TGACCTTGGGGTCCATGTGGATGGCTTCATCGCTAATGTGGCTCACACTTTTGTGGTTGACGTAGCTCAG GGGACCCAAGTAACAGGGCGGAAAGCAGATGTCATTAAGGCAGCTCACCTTTGTGCTGAAGCTGCATTACGCCTGGTCAAACCTGGAAACCAG AACACACAAGTGACAGAAGCCTGGAACAAAGTTGCCCACTCATTTAATTGCACGCCAATAGAAG GTATGCTGTCACACCAATTGAAGCAGCATGTCATCGATGGAGAGAAAACCATTATCCAGAATCCCACAGACCAGCAGAA gAAGGACCACGAAAAAGCTGAATTTGAGGTACATGAAGTCTATGCTGTGGATGTTCTCATCAGCTCAGGAGAGGGCAAG GCCAAGGATGCAGGACAGAGAACCACCATTTACAAACGAGATCCTTCTAAGCAATATGGcctgaaaataaaaacttcacgTGCCTTCTTCAGCGAGGTCGAAAGGCGTTTTGATGCTATGCCATTTACTTTAAG AGCGTTTGAAGATGAGAAGAAGGCCCGGATGGGCGTGGTGGAGTGCGCCAAACACGAACTGCTGCAGCCGTTTAATGTTCTCTATGAGAAGGAGG GTGAATTTGTTGCCCAGTTTAAATTTACAGTTCTGCTCATGCCCAATGGCCCCATGCGGATAACCAGTGGTCCCTTTGAGCCTGACCTTTACAAGTCTGAGATGGAGGTCCAGGACGCAGAGCTCAAG GCCCTCCTACAGAGTTCTGCAAGTCggaaaacccagaaaaagaaaaaaaagaag GCCTCCAAGACTGCAGAGAATGCCACCAGTGGGGAAACATTAGAAGAGAATGAAGCTGGGGACTGA
- the ZC3H10 gene encoding zinc finger CCCH domain-containing protein 10 — translation MPDRDSYANGTGSSSGGPGGGGSEEASGTGAGSGGASSDAICRDFLRNVCKRGKRCRYRHPDMSEVSNLGVSKNEFIFCHDFQNKECSRPNCRFIHGSKEDEDGYKKTGELPPRLRQKVAAGLGLSPADLPNGKEEVPICRDFLKGDCQRGAKCKFRHLQRDFEFDARGGGGTGGGGSTGPVPPGRRHDLYDIYDLPDRGFEDHEPGPKRRRGGCCPPDGPHFESYEYSLAPPRGVECRLLEEENAMLRKRVEELKKQVSNLLATNEVLLEQNAQFRNQAKVMTLSSTAPATEQTLAPTVGTVATFNHGIAQTHTTLSSQALQPRPVSQQELVAPAGAPAAPPTNAAPPAAPPPPPPHLNPEITPLSAALAQTIAQGMAPPPVSMAPVAVSVAPVAPVAVSMAQPLAGITMSHTTTPMVTYPIASQSMRITAMPH, via the coding sequence ATGCCTGACCGGGACAGCTATGCCAACGGCACTGGGAGCAGCAGTGGAGGCCCTGGAGGCGGTGGCAGCGAGGAAGCTAGTGGGACAGGAGCAGGCAGTGGCGGGGCCAGCTCAGATGCCATCTGCAGAGACTTCCTGAGGAACGTATGCAAGCGAGGCAAGCGTTGCCGCTATCGCCATCCAGACATGAGTGAAGTGTCCAACTTGGGAGTGAGCAAAAATGAGTTCATCTTCTGCCATGATTTCCAGAACAAGGAGTGTAGTCGCCCAAACTGCCGATTCATCCATGGCTCCAAGGAGGATGAGGATGGCTATAAGAAGACGGGAGAGCTTCCCCCTCGGCTGAGACAGAAAGTAGCGGCCGGCCTGGGCCTTTCACCGGCTGACCTACCAAATGGCAAGGAGGAGGTCCCTATCTGCCGTGACTTTCTCAAGGGTGACTGCCAGAGAGGAGCCAAGTGCAAGTTCCGTCACCTGCAACGGGATTTTGAGTTTGATGCTCGGGGTGGAGGAGGCACTGGTGGTGGGGGCTCAACAGGCCCAGTCCCCCCAGGACGACGTCATGATCTCTATGATATCTACGACCTCCCTGACAGGGGCTTTGAGGATCATGAACCAGGCCCCAAGCGCCGGCGAGGTGGATGCTGCCCCCCAGATGGCCCCCATTTTGAATCATACGAATATAGCCTGGCTCCACCCCGAGGGGTAGAGTGCAGGCTGCTAGAGGAGGAGAATGCCATGCTCAGGAAGCGGGTAGAAGAGCTAAAGAAGCAGGTCAGCAACCTGCTGGCCACCAATGAGGTACTGCTGGAACAAAATGCTCAGTTCCGCAATCAGGCCAAGGTCATGACCCTGAGCTCCACTGCACCAGCGACTGAGCAGACTCTGGCCCCCACCGTGGGCACTGTTGCCACTTTTAACCATGGCATTGCCCAGACTCACACTACTCTCAGCAGCCAGGCTCTACAGCCTCGACCTGTGTCCCAGCAAGAACTGGTGGCCcctgctggagctccagctgcTCCCCCAACTAATGCTGCACCTCCTGCTgctccaccacccccacccccacacttgAACCCAGAGATCACACCACTGTCAGCTGCTCTGGCTCAAACAATTGCCCAGGGAATGGCACCCCCACCTGTCTCCATGGCTCCTGTGGCTGTATCTGTGGCTCCTGTGGCCCCTGTGGCTGTATCGATGGCCCAACCTTTGGCAGGAATCACAATGAGCCATACCACCACTCCCATGGTGACTTACCCCATCGCTTCCCAGAGCATGCGTATCACAGCCATGCCACACTGA
- the ESYT1 gene encoding extended synaptotagmin-1 isoform X2 translates to MERSPGDDSSPSPRPVEQPSAPSDPPDQPPTAHTKPNPSSGNQPAAPSAAGEALAVLSSFGRRLLVLVPVYLAGAIGLSVGFVLFGLALYLGWRRVRDKKERSLRVARQLLDDEEQLTAKTLYMSHRELPAWVSFPDVEKAEWLNKIVAQVWPFLGQYMEKLLAETVAPAVRGSNTHLQTFTFTRVELGEKPLRILGVKVHTGQSKQQILLDLNISYVGDVQIDVEVKKYFCKAGVKGMQLHGVLRVILEPLIGDLPIVGAVSMFFIRRPTLDINWTGMTNLLDIPGLSSLSDTMIMDSIAAFLVLPNRLLVPLVPDLQDVAQLRSPLPRGIIRIHLLAARQLSSKDKYVKGLIEGKSDPYALVRVGTQTFCSRVINEELNPQWGETYEVIVHEVPGQEIEVEVFDKDPDKDDFLGRMKLDVGKVLQAGVLDDWFPLQGGQGQVHLRLEWLSLLPDAEKLEEVLQWNRGISSRPEPPSAAILAVYLDRAQDLPLKKGNKEPNPMVQLSIQDVTQESKALYSTNCPVWEEAFRFFLQDPRSQELDVQVKDDSRALTLGALTLPLARLLTAPELTLDQWFQLSSSGPNTRLYMKLVMRILYLDSSELRFPAMPDSPGPWDLDNENPQIGSSVDIPPRPCHTTPDSHFGTENVLRIHVLEAQDLIAKDRFLGGLVKGKSDPYVKLKLAGRSFRSRVIREDLNPRWNEVFEVIVTSIPGQELEVEVFDKDLDKDDFLGRCKVSLTTVLNSGFLDEWLTLEDVPSGRLHLRLERLSPRPTAAELEELRKGTKPPSPYATLTVGDATHKTKTVTQTSAPIWDETASFLIRKPNSESLELQVRGEGTGALGSLSLPLSELLVADRLCLDRWFTLNNGQGQVLLRAQLGILVSQHSGVEAHSHSYSHSSSSLSEELELWGGLPHITSSAPELRQRLTHGDSPVEAPAGPLGQVKLTVWYYSEERKLVSIVHSCRALRQNGRDPPDPYVSLLLLPDKNRGTKRKTSQKKRTLNPEFNERFEWELPLDEALRRKLDISVKSNSSFMSRERELLGKVQLDLAEIDLSQGAAQWYDLMDDKDKGSS, encoded by the exons ATGGAGCGCTCCCCTGGAGAcgactccagccccagccccagaccCGTGGAGcagccctctgctccttctgACCCCCCTGACCAGCCCCCCACTGCTCACACGAAGCCGAATCCGAGTTCTGGGAACCAACCCGCCGCCCCAAGTGCTGCCGGTGAGGCCCTGGCGGTGCTGTCTTCGTTCGGGCGGCGGTTGCTGGTGCTGGTGCCGGTGTACCTGGCCGGGGCAATAGGACTCAGCGTGGGTTTCGTGCTCTTCGGCCTCGCCCTCTACCTGGGCTGGCGCCGGGTCCGCGACAAGAAAGAACGGAGTCTTCGAGTAGCGCGGCAGCTGCTGGACGACGAGGAGCAGCTCACGGCGAAAACACTTTATATGAGCCATCGAGAGCTACCTGCCTGG GTCAGCTTCCCAGATGTGGAAAAGGCTGAGTGGCTAAATAAG atTGTGGCCCAGGTCTGGCCCTTCCTGGGCCAGTATATGGAGAAGCTTTTGGCTGAAACTGTGGCCCCAGCTGTTCGAGGATCTAACACCCACCTGcaaacatttacatttacacGAGTGGAACTGGGTGAAAAG CCATTGCGCATCCTAGGAGTCAAAGTTCACACTGGTCAGAGCAAACAACAGATCCTGCTGGACTTGAACATCAG CTATGTAGGTGACGTACAGATTGATGTGGAAGTGAAGAAATATTTCTGCAAAGCAGGAGTCAAGGGCATGCAG CTACATGGTGTCTTGCGGGTGATCCTTGAGCCACTCATTGGGGACCTTCCTATCGTGGGGGCTGTGTCAATGTTCTTTATCCGACGCCCG ACCCTAGATATCAACTGGACAGGGATGACCAACCTGCTGGATATCCCAGGACTCAG CTCACTCTCTGACACCATGATAATGGATTCTATCGCTGCCTTTCTCGTGTTGCCCAACCGATTATTGGTGCCCCTTGTGCCTGACCTTCAAGATGTGGCCCAGTTGCGTTCCCCTCTTCCCAGG GGCATTATTCGGATTCATCTGCTTGCTGCTCGACAGCTGAGCTCCAAGGACAAATACGTCAAGGGCCTGATTGAGGGCAAGTCAGACCCCTACGCActtgtgagagtgggcacccaGACGTTCTGCAGTCGTGTCATCAATGAGGAACTCAACCCCCAGTGGGGAGAGACTTATGAG gTGATAGTACACGAGGTCCCAGGGCAGGAGATTGAGGTGGAGGTGTTTGACAAGGATCCAGACAAAGATGACTTTCTGGGCAG aATGAAGCTGGATGTAGGGAAGGTATTGCAGGCTGGAGTACTGGATGAT TGGTTCCCTCTTCAAGGCGGGCAAGGCCAAGTTCACCTAAGGCTAGAATGGCTGTCGCTTTTGCCAGATGCAGAAAAACTGGAGGAG GTTCTACAGTGGAATCGAGGCATCTCCTCCCGACCAGAGCCCCCATCAGCCGCCATCTTAGCTGTCTATCTGGATCGGGCCCAGGATCTTCCT CTGAAGAAGGGGAACAAGGAACCTAACCCCATGGTACAGCTGTCAATTCAGGATGTGACCCAGGAGAGCAAG GCGCTCTACAGCACCAACTGCCCAGTGTGGGAGGAGGCCTTCCGGTTCTTCCTGCAAGACCCTCGAAGCCAGGAGCTTGATGTGCAG GTGAAGGATGACTCCAGGGCCCTGACTTTAGGGGCACTGACCCTGCCTCTGGCTCGCCTGCTGACTGCCCCTGAACTCACCCTGGACCAGTGGTTCCAGCTCAGCAGCTCTGGCCCAAACACCAGGCTCTACATGAAGCTGGTTATGAGG ATCTTGTATTTGGATTCATCAGAATTGCGCTTCCCTGCCATGCCTGATTCTCCTGGGCCTTGGGACCTGGACAATGAGAATCCTCAGATAGGCAGCAGTGTGGACATCCCACCTCGACCCTGTCACACTACTCCTGACAGTCACTTTGGGACTGAG AATGTGCTTCGGATCCATGTATTAGAGGCCCAGGACCTGATTGCCAAAGACCGTTTCTTGGGGGGTTTGGTGAAGGGCAAGTCAGACCCCTATGTCAAACTAAAGCTGGCAGGACGAAGCTTCCGGAGCCGTGTTATTCGGGAAGATCTCAATCCCCGCTGGAATGAGGTTTTTGAG GTGATCGTTACATCAATTCCAGGCCAAGAGCTGGAGGTTGAGGTTTTTGACAAGGACCTGGACAAGGATGACTTTCTGGGCAG GTGTAAAGTGAGTCTCACCACAGTTCTCAACAGTGGCTTCCTTGATGAG TGGCTCACCCTGGAGGACGTCCCATCTGGCCGTCTGCACTTGCGTCTGGAGCGTTTGAGCCCCCGTCCCACTGCTGCTGAGTTAGAGGAG CTCCGAAAGGGCACCAAGCCTCCCAGCCCTTATGCCACTCTCACCGTGGGAGATGCTACTCATAAGACGAAG ACTGTCACCCAAACTTCAGCCCCTATCTGGGACGAGACTGCCTCCTTTCTCATCAGGAAACCGAACAGTGAGAGCCTGGAGTTGCAG GTTCGGGGCGAGGGGACTGGTGCACTGGGCTCATTATCCCTGCCCCTCTCGGAGCTCCTTGTGGCTGACCGGCTCTGCTTAGACCGCTGGTTTACACTCAACAATGGTCAAGGGCAGGTGCTCCTGAGAGCACAGCTAGGG ATCCTGGTGTCCCAGCACTCGGGAGTGGAAGCTCATAGCCACAGCTATAGCCACAGCTCCTCGTCTCTGAGTGAAGAACTAGAGCTCTGGGGGGGACTCCCTCACATCACCTCCTCAGCCCCAGAGCTCCGGCAGCGCCTAACACATGGTGACAG TCCCGTTGAGGCCCCAGCTGGGCCTCTGGGCCAGGTGAAACTGACTGTTTGGTACTACAGTGAAGAACGAAAGCTGGTCAGCATTGTTCACAGTTGCCG GGCCCTTCGACAGAATGGACGGGATCCCCCTGACCCCTACGTGTCACTGTTGCTACTGCCAGATAAGAATCGAGGCACCAAGAGGAAGACCTCACAGAAGAAGAGGACCCTAAATCCTGAATTCAATGAACG GTTTGAGTGGGAACTGCCCCTGGATGAGGCTCTTCGGCGAAAGCTGGACATCTCTGTGAAGTCTAATTCCTCCTTCATGTCAAGAGAACGTGAGCTGTTGGGAAAG GTGCAGTTGGACCTCGCTGAGATAGACCTTTCCCAGGGTGCAGCCCAGTG GTATGACCTCATGGATGACAAGGACAAAGGCAGCTCCTAG
- the ESYT1 gene encoding extended synaptotagmin-1 isoform X1 — MERSPGDDSSPSPRPVEQPSAPSDPPDQPPTAHTKPNPSSGNQPAAPSAAGEALAVLSSFGRRLLVLVPVYLAGAIGLSVGFVLFGLALYLGWRRVRDKKERSLRVARQLLDDEEQLTAKTLYMSHRELPAWVSFPDVEKAEWLNKIVAQVWPFLGQYMEKLLAETVAPAVRGSNTHLQTFTFTRVELGEKPLRILGVKVHTGQSKQQILLDLNISYVGDVQIDVEVKKYFCKAGVKGMQLHGVLRVILEPLIGDLPIVGAVSMFFIRRPTLDINWTGMTNLLDIPGLSSLSDTMIMDSIAAFLVLPNRLLVPLVPDLQDVAQLRSPLPRGIIRIHLLAARQLSSKDKYVKGLIEGKSDPYALVRVGTQTFCSRVINEELNPQWGETYEVIVHEVPGQEIEVEVFDKDPDKDDFLGRMKLDVGKVLQAGVLDDWFPLQGGQGQVHLRLEWLSLLPDAEKLEEVLQWNRGISSRPEPPSAAILAVYLDRAQDLPLKKGNKEPNPMVQLSIQDVTQESKALYSTNCPVWEEAFRFFLQDPRSQELDVQVKDDSRALTLGALTLPLARLLTAPELTLDQWFQLSSSGPNTRLYMKLVMRILYLDSSELRFPAMPDSPGPWDLDNENPQIGSSVDIPPRPCHTTPDSHFGTENVLRIHVLEAQDLIAKDRFLGGLVKGKSDPYVKLKLAGRSFRSRVIREDLNPRWNEVFEVIVTSIPGQELEVEVFDKDLDKDDFLGRCKVSLTTVLNSGFLDEWLTLEDVPSGRLHLRLERLSPRPTAAELEEVLQVNSLIQTQKSAELAAALLSVHLERAEDLPLRKGTKPPSPYATLTVGDATHKTKTVTQTSAPIWDETASFLIRKPNSESLELQVRGEGTGALGSLSLPLSELLVADRLCLDRWFTLNNGQGQVLLRAQLGILVSQHSGVEAHSHSYSHSSSSLSEELELWGGLPHITSSAPELRQRLTHGDSPVEAPAGPLGQVKLTVWYYSEERKLVSIVHSCRALRQNGRDPPDPYVSLLLLPDKNRGTKRKTSQKKRTLNPEFNERFEWELPLDEALRRKLDISVKSNSSFMSRERELLGKVQLDLAEIDLSQGAAQWYDLMDDKDKGSS; from the exons ATGGAGCGCTCCCCTGGAGAcgactccagccccagccccagaccCGTGGAGcagccctctgctccttctgACCCCCCTGACCAGCCCCCCACTGCTCACACGAAGCCGAATCCGAGTTCTGGGAACCAACCCGCCGCCCCAAGTGCTGCCGGTGAGGCCCTGGCGGTGCTGTCTTCGTTCGGGCGGCGGTTGCTGGTGCTGGTGCCGGTGTACCTGGCCGGGGCAATAGGACTCAGCGTGGGTTTCGTGCTCTTCGGCCTCGCCCTCTACCTGGGCTGGCGCCGGGTCCGCGACAAGAAAGAACGGAGTCTTCGAGTAGCGCGGCAGCTGCTGGACGACGAGGAGCAGCTCACGGCGAAAACACTTTATATGAGCCATCGAGAGCTACCTGCCTGG GTCAGCTTCCCAGATGTGGAAAAGGCTGAGTGGCTAAATAAG atTGTGGCCCAGGTCTGGCCCTTCCTGGGCCAGTATATGGAGAAGCTTTTGGCTGAAACTGTGGCCCCAGCTGTTCGAGGATCTAACACCCACCTGcaaacatttacatttacacGAGTGGAACTGGGTGAAAAG CCATTGCGCATCCTAGGAGTCAAAGTTCACACTGGTCAGAGCAAACAACAGATCCTGCTGGACTTGAACATCAG CTATGTAGGTGACGTACAGATTGATGTGGAAGTGAAGAAATATTTCTGCAAAGCAGGAGTCAAGGGCATGCAG CTACATGGTGTCTTGCGGGTGATCCTTGAGCCACTCATTGGGGACCTTCCTATCGTGGGGGCTGTGTCAATGTTCTTTATCCGACGCCCG ACCCTAGATATCAACTGGACAGGGATGACCAACCTGCTGGATATCCCAGGACTCAG CTCACTCTCTGACACCATGATAATGGATTCTATCGCTGCCTTTCTCGTGTTGCCCAACCGATTATTGGTGCCCCTTGTGCCTGACCTTCAAGATGTGGCCCAGTTGCGTTCCCCTCTTCCCAGG GGCATTATTCGGATTCATCTGCTTGCTGCTCGACAGCTGAGCTCCAAGGACAAATACGTCAAGGGCCTGATTGAGGGCAAGTCAGACCCCTACGCActtgtgagagtgggcacccaGACGTTCTGCAGTCGTGTCATCAATGAGGAACTCAACCCCCAGTGGGGAGAGACTTATGAG gTGATAGTACACGAGGTCCCAGGGCAGGAGATTGAGGTGGAGGTGTTTGACAAGGATCCAGACAAAGATGACTTTCTGGGCAG aATGAAGCTGGATGTAGGGAAGGTATTGCAGGCTGGAGTACTGGATGAT TGGTTCCCTCTTCAAGGCGGGCAAGGCCAAGTTCACCTAAGGCTAGAATGGCTGTCGCTTTTGCCAGATGCAGAAAAACTGGAGGAG GTTCTACAGTGGAATCGAGGCATCTCCTCCCGACCAGAGCCCCCATCAGCCGCCATCTTAGCTGTCTATCTGGATCGGGCCCAGGATCTTCCT CTGAAGAAGGGGAACAAGGAACCTAACCCCATGGTACAGCTGTCAATTCAGGATGTGACCCAGGAGAGCAAG GCGCTCTACAGCACCAACTGCCCAGTGTGGGAGGAGGCCTTCCGGTTCTTCCTGCAAGACCCTCGAAGCCAGGAGCTTGATGTGCAG GTGAAGGATGACTCCAGGGCCCTGACTTTAGGGGCACTGACCCTGCCTCTGGCTCGCCTGCTGACTGCCCCTGAACTCACCCTGGACCAGTGGTTCCAGCTCAGCAGCTCTGGCCCAAACACCAGGCTCTACATGAAGCTGGTTATGAGG ATCTTGTATTTGGATTCATCAGAATTGCGCTTCCCTGCCATGCCTGATTCTCCTGGGCCTTGGGACCTGGACAATGAGAATCCTCAGATAGGCAGCAGTGTGGACATCCCACCTCGACCCTGTCACACTACTCCTGACAGTCACTTTGGGACTGAG AATGTGCTTCGGATCCATGTATTAGAGGCCCAGGACCTGATTGCCAAAGACCGTTTCTTGGGGGGTTTGGTGAAGGGCAAGTCAGACCCCTATGTCAAACTAAAGCTGGCAGGACGAAGCTTCCGGAGCCGTGTTATTCGGGAAGATCTCAATCCCCGCTGGAATGAGGTTTTTGAG GTGATCGTTACATCAATTCCAGGCCAAGAGCTGGAGGTTGAGGTTTTTGACAAGGACCTGGACAAGGATGACTTTCTGGGCAG GTGTAAAGTGAGTCTCACCACAGTTCTCAACAGTGGCTTCCTTGATGAG TGGCTCACCCTGGAGGACGTCCCATCTGGCCGTCTGCACTTGCGTCTGGAGCGTTTGAGCCCCCGTCCCACTGCTGCTGAGTTAGAGGAG GTGCTGCAGGTGAACAGTTTGATTCAGACCCAGAAGAGTGCAGAACTGGCGGCGGCCCTGTTGTCTGTCCACCTAGAACGGGCTGAGGATCTGCCG CTCCGAAAGGGCACCAAGCCTCCCAGCCCTTATGCCACTCTCACCGTGGGAGATGCTACTCATAAGACGAAG ACTGTCACCCAAACTTCAGCCCCTATCTGGGACGAGACTGCCTCCTTTCTCATCAGGAAACCGAACAGTGAGAGCCTGGAGTTGCAG GTTCGGGGCGAGGGGACTGGTGCACTGGGCTCATTATCCCTGCCCCTCTCGGAGCTCCTTGTGGCTGACCGGCTCTGCTTAGACCGCTGGTTTACACTCAACAATGGTCAAGGGCAGGTGCTCCTGAGAGCACAGCTAGGG ATCCTGGTGTCCCAGCACTCGGGAGTGGAAGCTCATAGCCACAGCTATAGCCACAGCTCCTCGTCTCTGAGTGAAGAACTAGAGCTCTGGGGGGGACTCCCTCACATCACCTCCTCAGCCCCAGAGCTCCGGCAGCGCCTAACACATGGTGACAG TCCCGTTGAGGCCCCAGCTGGGCCTCTGGGCCAGGTGAAACTGACTGTTTGGTACTACAGTGAAGAACGAAAGCTGGTCAGCATTGTTCACAGTTGCCG GGCCCTTCGACAGAATGGACGGGATCCCCCTGACCCCTACGTGTCACTGTTGCTACTGCCAGATAAGAATCGAGGCACCAAGAGGAAGACCTCACAGAAGAAGAGGACCCTAAATCCTGAATTCAATGAACG GTTTGAGTGGGAACTGCCCCTGGATGAGGCTCTTCGGCGAAAGCTGGACATCTCTGTGAAGTCTAATTCCTCCTTCATGTCAAGAGAACGTGAGCTGTTGGGAAAG GTGCAGTTGGACCTCGCTGAGATAGACCTTTCCCAGGGTGCAGCCCAGTG GTATGACCTCATGGATGACAAGGACAAAGGCAGCTCCTAG